A section of the Arcobacter roscoffensis genome encodes:
- a CDS encoding thiamine pyrophosphate-dependent enzyme: protein MSTQKVIKNLKTFSTAAERFEGSHLLCPGCAHSIIVREVLNATNDNLVVSASTGCLEVCTAIYPHTSWDCSWIHIGFENSSTAMAGVETMNKALRNKGRIDANEPQPKFVTFGGDGSTYDIGFQWISGCFERGHDFMYVCLDNEVYANTGGQRSSSTPIGSSTTTAPAGSHSYGEKRQKKDIVSIMAAHGAPYVAQVAPNKWKDMVKKIQRGFDTEGPVFINAMSACTTEWKFAPNQTIEVSDLAVDSLVFPLYEIIEGRELNITYRPKNIVPVRDYLGAQPRFKHLFKPENEYLIEEWQKRIDERWAFLQKREEIRM from the coding sequence ATGAGTACACAAAAAGTAATTAAAAACTTAAAAACGTTTTCAACAGCAGCAGAGAGATTTGAAGGTTCACACCTTCTATGTCCTGGTTGTGCTCACTCTATTATCGTAAGAGAAGTTTTAAATGCAACTAATGATAACTTAGTTGTATCTGCTTCTACAGGATGTTTAGAAGTTTGTACAGCAATTTACCCTCATACTTCATGGGACTGTTCTTGGATTCATATTGGATTTGAAAACTCTTCAACTGCAATGGCAGGTGTTGAGACTATGAACAAAGCCTTAAGAAACAAAGGTAGAATTGATGCTAATGAGCCACAACCAAAGTTTGTAACATTTGGTGGAGATGGTTCTACTTATGATATTGGTTTCCAATGGATTTCAGGTTGTTTTGAAAGAGGACATGATTTCATGTACGTTTGTTTAGATAACGAAGTATATGCAAATACAGGAGGTCAAAGATCTTCTTCAACTCCTATTGGTTCTTCAACTACAACTGCTCCTGCTGGATCTCACTCTTATGGTGAGAAAAGACAGAAGAAAGATATCGTATCTATTATGGCAGCTCACGGTGCTCCTTATGTTGCACAAGTTGCTCCAAATAAATGGAAAGATATGGTTAAGAAAATTCAAAGAGGATTTGATACAGAAGGTCCTGTATTTATCAATGCAATGTCTGCTTGTACAACTGAGTGGAAATTCGCACCAAACCAAACTATTGAAGTTTCTGATTTAGCAGTTGATTCATTAGTTTTCCCATTATATGAAATCATTGAGGGAAGAGAATTAAACATAACTTACAGACCTAAAAATATTGTACCAGTAAGAGATTACTTAGGTGCACAACCAAGATTCAAACACTTATTCAAACCAGAGAATGAGTACTTAATTGAAGAATGGCAAAAAAGAATTGACGAGAGATGGGCATTCTTACAAAAAAGAGAAGAAATTAGAATGTAA
- a CDS encoding HAD family hydrolase codes for MNKDTIILFDLDGTLIDSTDAIVSCFYHSFKELSFDFTGTTEDIKNLIGYPLDVMYVNLGVEDSKKWDFVDSYKNQYRQISKAQTYLLENAIEAVEYAASYARVSVVTTKTRMYTMPLLENLNIDKHFEIVTGRENVENPKPHPEPINITLEQMNYDKNSHDVWMIGDTKLDLIAAKEANVNSVGVLCGYGKEEELSLYTEYIQTNALEAVKFIKEQKN; via the coding sequence TGGAACACTAATAGACTCAACAGATGCAATTGTTTCATGTTTTTACCACTCATTTAAAGAGTTAAGTTTTGATTTTACTGGAACAACTGAAGATATAAAAAATCTTATTGGTTATCCACTTGATGTAATGTATGTAAATCTTGGAGTTGAAGATAGTAAAAAATGGGATTTTGTTGATTCATATAAGAACCAATATAGACAAATCTCAAAAGCTCAAACATATCTTTTAGAAAATGCAATTGAAGCTGTAGAATACGCTGCATCATATGCAAGGGTTTCAGTTGTAACAACAAAAACTAGAATGTACACAATGCCTCTTTTAGAAAACCTAAATATAGATAAACACTTTGAAATAGTTACGGGAAGAGAAAATGTAGAAAATCCTAAACCACACCCAGAACCTATAAATATAACTCTAGAACAAATGAATTACGATAAGAACTCTCACGATGTTTGGATGATAGGTGATACTAAACTTGATTTAATAGCAGCAAAAGAAGCTAATGTAAATAGTGTTGGCGTTTTATGTGGTTATGGAAAAGAAGAAGAACTTTCACTTTATACTGAATATATACAAACTAATGCCTTAGAAGCTGTAAAATTTATTAAAGAGCAAAAAAATTAA
- a CDS encoding 4Fe-4S dicluster-binding protein, with protein sequence MSKPINEMGWDELVPGAALYTFEGDVDYNIADIQPEERNYSETSSKSMSVGDWRVIKPVWNSETCIDCQNCWVFCPDTSIIARNKEMKGVDYEHCKGCGLCVSVCPTNPKSLLMFEEYETVESALSKWPEKKKRGEK encoded by the coding sequence ATGAGTAAACCAATTAATGAAATGGGATGGGATGAGCTAGTACCAGGTGCTGCTTTATATACATTCGAAGGTGATGTTGATTACAACATTGCTGATATACAACCAGAAGAAAGAAATTATTCTGAGACAAGTTCAAAGAGCATGTCAGTAGGAGACTGGAGAGTTATTAAACCAGTTTGGAATTCTGAAACATGTATTGACTGTCAAAACTGTTGGGTATTCTGTCCGGATACTTCAATTATTGCTAGAAATAAAGAGATGAAAGGTGTTGATTACGAACACTGTAAGGGATGTGGTTTATGTGTAAGTGTATGTCCTACGAATCCAAAATCTTTATTAATGTTCGAAGAGTATGAAACTGTTGAAAGTGCTCTTTCGAAATGGCCAGAAAAGAAGAAAAGAGGTGAAAAGTAA
- a CDS encoding 2-oxoacid:ferredoxin oxidoreductase subunit alpha, translating to MNSRQMELNEVEVWDGNMANSQAFRQADVDVVAAYPITPSTATVENYAMFHANGYIDGEVIMTESEHAAMSGCIGAGAAGGRVATATSSQGLALMIETLYQASGMRIPVVLCLVNRALAAPLNVNGDHSDLYLTRDSGWVSIDAFNPQEAYDMTLMSFKISEHPAVRLPVISNQDGFMTSHTAQNVTPLKDDVAANFVGEYTKVNALLDFDKPVTHGVQTEQDWHFEHKAKQHAALMASKNVVEEVFAEFKELTGREYKLVESYGMEDAEVAIVCLGSTFETAMITIDQLREEGIKAGVVAPRLFRPFPLEEVAAALQNVKAVACMDRSAPGGTVGALYNEVSGALFNTPARPLMSNLIYGLGGRDMTVAGLKDIFRTLDKEAKDGKLSGNIQRLIGVRGPELSFYNVEGK from the coding sequence ATGAATAGTAGACAAATGGAATTAAACGAAGTAGAGGTTTGGGATGGTAACATGGCTAACTCTCAAGCTTTCAGACAAGCTGACGTTGATGTAGTTGCTGCTTATCCTATTACACCTTCAACTGCTACAGTAGAAAACTATGCAATGTTCCACGCAAATGGATATATTGATGGTGAAGTTATTATGACTGAGTCTGAACATGCTGCAATGTCAGGATGTATTGGTGCTGGTGCTGCTGGTGGTAGAGTTGCAACTGCAACTTCTTCTCAAGGTTTAGCACTTATGATTGAGACTTTATACCAAGCATCAGGTATGAGAATCCCAGTTGTATTATGTCTAGTAAATAGAGCATTAGCTGCACCTTTAAATGTAAATGGAGATCACTCTGATTTATATTTAACAAGAGATTCAGGATGGGTATCAATCGACGCATTTAACCCACAAGAAGCTTATGATATGACTTTAATGTCATTTAAAATTTCTGAGCATCCAGCTGTTAGATTACCAGTAATTTCTAACCAAGATGGATTTATGACTTCGCATACTGCTCAAAATGTTACTCCTTTAAAAGATGATGTAGCTGCAAACTTTGTAGGTGAATATACAAAAGTTAATGCATTATTAGACTTTGATAAACCAGTAACTCACGGTGTACAAACTGAGCAAGATTGGCACTTTGAACACAAAGCTAAGCAACATGCTGCTTTAATGGCATCTAAAAATGTAGTTGAAGAAGTATTTGCTGAATTTAAAGAATTAACTGGAAGAGAATATAAACTAGTTGAATCTTACGGTATGGAAGATGCTGAAGTTGCAATCGTATGTTTAGGTTCAACTTTTGAAACTGCAATGATTACAATTGATCAATTAAGAGAAGAAGGTATTAAAGCTGGTGTTGTTGCACCTAGATTATTTAGACCATTCCCTCTTGAAGAAGTAGCAGCAGCATTACAAAATGTAAAAGCAGTAGCTTGTATGGACAGATCAGCTCCTGGTGGAACTGTTGGTGCATTATACAACGAAGTTTCTGGTGCATTATTCAATACACCTGCAAGACCTTTAATGTCTAACTTAATCTATGGATTAGGTGGTAGAGATATGACAGTTGCAGGATTAAAAGATATCTTTAGAACATTAGATAAAGAAGCAAAAGACGGTAAACTATCAGGTAACATCCAAAGATTAATTGGTGTTAGAGGTCCTGAATTAAGCTTCTACAATGTGGAAGGAAAATAA
- a CDS encoding tripartite tricarboxylate transporter substrate binding protein, producing MKNIATKFCKSLTIAGLLVAGSATATLASSVDKVHFLIPGGAGGGWDGTARGVGEALKNSNLVKETSFENMSGGGGGKAIAYLIETAKKQQDTLMVNSTPIVIRSLQGVFPQSFRDLTLVSSVVADYGALVVKTDSKYKSWADVKAEFDKNPRKVKIAGGSSRGSMDHLVAAQVFKAAGGNPISVRYVAYDAGGKALAGLLTGEVDVLSTGLGEVLEKHKRGEVRIIGITSNEDIEGIPSFKSMGVDAYFANWRGFFGAPNLPQEKVDAFAATLGKMYDTKEWEDVRKRNGWTNLYQPKEEFNTFLEKQEKIISSLMKEMGFL from the coding sequence ATGAAAAATATAGCTACGAAATTTTGTAAAAGTTTAACAATCGCTGGATTACTAGTTGCAGGAAGTGCAACAGCAACACTAGCTTCTAGTGTTGATAAAGTTCACTTTTTAATTCCAGGTGGAGCTGGTGGTGGTTGGGATGGAACTGCTAGAGGTGTTGGAGAGGCACTTAAGAATTCTAACCTAGTTAAAGAAACATCATTTGAAAACATGTCTGGTGGTGGAGGTGGTAAAGCCATCGCTTATTTAATTGAAACTGCTAAAAAACAACAAGATACCTTAATGGTAAATTCAACTCCTATTGTTATTAGATCACTACAAGGTGTTTTTCCTCAATCATTTAGAGATTTAACTTTAGTTTCTTCTGTTGTTGCCGATTATGGTGCTTTAGTTGTAAAAACTGACTCAAAATACAAATCATGGGCAGATGTAAAAGCTGAATTTGATAAAAACCCAAGAAAAGTAAAAATTGCTGGTGGAAGTTCAAGAGGTTCTATGGATCACTTAGTTGCTGCACAAGTATTTAAAGCAGCAGGTGGAAACCCAATCTCAGTTAGATATGTAGCTTATGATGCAGGTGGAAAAGCTCTTGCAGGACTTTTAACTGGTGAGGTTGATGTACTTTCAACTGGACTTGGAGAAGTACTTGAAAAACACAAAAGAGGTGAAGTAAGAATTATTGGTATTACTTCAAATGAAGATATTGAAGGAATTCCAAGCTTCAAAAGTATGGGTGTTGATGCTTATTTTGCAAACTGGAGAGGATTCTTTGGTGCACCAAACTTACCACAAGAAAAAGTTGATGCTTTTGCAGCTACTTTAGGAAAAATGTATGATACAAAAGAGTGGGAAGATGTAAGAAAAAGAAATGGATGGACTAATCTTTATCAACCAAAAGAAGAGTTTAATACTTTCTTAGAAAAGCAAGAGAAAATTATCTCTTCACTTATGAAAGAAATGGGATTTCTATAG
- a CDS encoding tripartite tricarboxylate transporter TctB family protein, with protein sequence MTKNSIGAIFFLVFSCFYFYNVFNIKKMPGSQFEVMTASTFPFYIGVAGIVISILILILSIVKKDEDILSLSYLKTLDFKTTALFILAMIFYGFTIRTLGFIIATIIFLGIGFLILKERNLKRIFLISVGVSVGFYLILNNLLGVYIDPGMIFDSLAGGES encoded by the coding sequence ATGACAAAAAATTCAATTGGAGCAATATTCTTTTTAGTTTTTTCATGTTTTTATTTTTACAATGTATTTAACATAAAAAAGATGCCAGGATCTCAGTTTGAAGTGATGACAGCTTCTACTTTTCCTTTTTATATAGGAGTTGCAGGAATTGTTATATCAATACTAATCTTAATTTTATCAATAGTAAAAAAAGACGAAGATATATTATCTTTATCATATCTTAAAACTTTAGATTTTAAAACCACTGCTTTATTTATACTTGCAATGATTTTTTATGGTTTTACTATTAGAACTTTAGGATTTATAATAGCAACAATTATCTTCTTAGGGATTGGTTTTTTAATACTAAAAGAGAGAAATTTAAAGAGAATATTTTTAATATCAGTGGGAGTATCTGTAGGTTTTTATCTGATACTAAACAATCTTTTAGGTGTATATATAGACCCAGGAATGATTTTTGATAGTTTAGCAGGAGGTGAATCATGA
- a CDS encoding tripartite tricarboxylate transporter permease — MMDGIFQGVSTALSGYNIFMVAIGCFAGTFIGMLPGLGPISAIALMIPITYGMDPASGLILIAGVYYGAIFGGSTSSILINAPGVAGTVASSFDGYPLAKKGQAGKALAIAAYASFTGGTIAAVFLLIAAPALASVSLSFQSSDYFALMVLGLTAVAAFAGKGKFLKAAIMTIFGLMLATVGTDSDSGLARFTFGRLDLIDGISFLLLAMAAFALSEALMNVLENKEHSKEEKEELKKEIGSLKLTKEEVKEMAPTVGRSSVLGFFVGVLPGAGATIASFLAYGMERSFAKAKEKLTFGKGNIKGLAAPESANNAACSGSFVPLLTLGIPGSGTTAIILGALISYGIQPGPTMYVDNPALFWSVIISMYIGNIVLLILNLPLIPYIAKLLTLPRQLLLPLIIFFSLIGVYLVTFNNFDIYMMTIFAVVALFLRLIDYPMAPMILGFILGGMMEDNLRRALTISDGSLAFLWERPITLSILIVTVLVLFMPVISELLAKMKEKRKEA; from the coding sequence ATGATGGATGGTATATTTCAAGGGGTAAGTACTGCCCTTTCAGGTTACAATATTTTTATGGTAGCGATTGGTTGTTTTGCAGGTACATTTATTGGAATGCTTCCTGGACTTGGACCTATTTCAGCTATTGCACTTATGATTCCTATTACATATGGTATGGATCCAGCTTCTGGGCTTATCTTAATTGCAGGTGTTTATTATGGTGCTATTTTTGGTGGTTCAACTTCATCAATTCTAATCAATGCCCCAGGTGTTGCAGGAACTGTTGCTAGTTCATTTGATGGTTACCCTCTTGCTAAAAAAGGACAAGCAGGTAAGGCTTTAGCAATTGCAGCTTATGCTTCATTTACAGGTGGTACTATTGCTGCTGTGTTTTTACTAATTGCAGCCCCTGCTCTTGCAAGTGTTAGTTTAAGTTTTCAGTCATCTGATTACTTTGCTTTAATGGTATTAGGATTAACTGCTGTTGCTGCTTTTGCTGGAAAAGGAAAATTTTTAAAAGCAGCTATTATGACAATCTTTGGTCTTATGCTTGCAACCGTTGGTACAGATAGTGACTCAGGACTTGCTAGATTTACTTTTGGAAGATTAGATTTAATTGATGGTATTTCATTTTTACTTTTAGCTATGGCAGCCTTTGCTTTATCAGAAGCACTTATGAATGTTCTTGAAAATAAAGAGCATTCAAAAGAAGAAAAAGAAGAGTTAAAAAAAGAAATAGGTTCACTTAAACTTACAAAAGAAGAAGTAAAAGAAATGGCACCTACAGTTGGTAGGTCATCAGTTCTTGGTTTCTTTGTAGGTGTTCTTCCAGGAGCTGGGGCTACAATTGCTTCATTTTTAGCTTATGGAATGGAGAGAAGTTTTGCAAAAGCAAAAGAGAAACTTACTTTTGGAAAAGGAAATATAAAAGGTTTAGCAGCTCCTGAGAGTGCAAACAATGCAGCATGTTCAGGTTCTTTTGTACCACTTTTAACTCTTGGTATTCCAGGGTCTGGTACAACTGCTATTATTTTAGGTGCATTGATTTCTTATGGAATTCAACCAGGACCTACAATGTATGTTGATAACCCTGCCCTATTTTGGTCAGTTATTATTTCTATGTATATAGGAAATATTGTTCTTTTAATTTTAAATTTACCTTTAATACCTTATATCGCTAAGTTATTAACATTACCGAGACAGCTGTTGTTGCCACTTATTATATTCTTCTCATTAATTGGGGTTTATTTAGTGACATTTAACAACTTTGATATTTATATGATGACTATCTTTGCTGTTGTTGCATTGTTCTTAAGACTTATTGATTATCCTATGGCACCTATGATTTTAGGATTTATTTTAGGTGGAATGATGGAAGACAATCTTAGACGTGCACTTACTATTAGTGATGGTTCGTTGGCTTTTCTTTGGGAAAGACCTATTACTTTAAGTATTTTAATAGTTACTGTTTTAGTTTTATTTATGCCAGTAATTAGTGAACTTTTAGCTAAAATGAAAGAAAAAAGAAAAGAGGCTTAA
- a CDS encoding pyruvate flavodoxin oxidoreductase subunit gamma, whose product MLEIRWHSRAGQGAVTGAKGLGSIVAQSGKEVQAFAFYGSAKRGASMTAYNRIDDKVILNHEKFMSPDFVFILDPGLAFTDDFTANGKDTTKYIITTHLSKQELIDSVPELQGIEDRVYILDCLQIARDTIGRAIPNTPMLGAFMKVSGMYELEFFKEAMKGVLKKLPQNIIDANMIAIQRAYDEVH is encoded by the coding sequence ATGTTAGAAATTAGATGGCATAGCCGTGCAGGTCAAGGTGCAGTTACTGGAGCAAAAGGACTTGGTTCAATTGTTGCACAATCTGGAAAAGAAGTTCAAGCTTTTGCATTTTATGGTTCAGCAAAAAGAGGTGCGTCAATGACGGCCTACAATAGAATTGATGATAAAGTTATTTTAAATCACGAAAAATTTATGAGTCCGGATTTTGTTTTTATACTAGATCCAGGATTAGCATTTACTGATGATTTTACTGCTAATGGTAAAGATACTACAAAATATATTATTACTACACACCTTAGCAAACAAGAGTTAATAGACTCTGTTCCTGAATTACAAGGAATTGAAGATAGAGTATACATTTTAGACTGTCTACAAATAGCTAGAGATACTATTGGTAGAGCAATTCCAAATACACCAATGTTAGGTGCATTTATGAAAGTTAGCGGAATGTACGAATTAGAGTTCTTTAAAGAAGCAATGAAAGGGGTATTAAAAAAATTACCTCAAAATATTATTGATGCTAATATGATTGCTATCCAAAGAGCTTACGACGAAGTTCACTAA